In the genome of Haloarcula sp. CBA1129, one region contains:
- a CDS encoding BCCT family transporter, with amino-acid sequence MAPSDASGLAETIGRLLVPLCAASGALVLAGFFFPTLVGEAVTGPAWLTVALVFFSSGLCYIALLPYSEDSTAPAAADVLLRVRRTDVRRAVREFLTQHESAVLAFPVLVFAAFFGLQIAFPTRTTSAVDAAAATVLTAGGPLFLAAVFLSVCYCLFLLVGPWGDIKLGGPDTEPSYTYPTYFTLVFTAGIAAGLVFWGPTEALFHYDQPPPYVGATAQSPAAINGALVYTLFHWGVSAWSAYAVIGVPIAYFAFTRDAPLRVSTVLAPVLGVDGLDSVWTTLVDTLAVFATIGGIATSVALVSEQFLAGINYQWDVATGDIGPVLFVGGLTLIFVVSSATGIHRGIRRIAGLNVVLFGLFALLVVAVGPRSFILQRGTQALGTYVLEFVPLSLYTGGQWVAEWTVWNWSWWFSWAPFAGLFVAALSRGRRVRTVIFTSVVATSTATMVWFLLLGGTSLFVQQTGQADVLAAIAQRGGSEAVAGFPLFASLPLGQLLMFLFLALIIVFMATSADTSTLVVSVLATRRGVAPSATHIGFWGVFQGAVAVSVLLLGGAETLQALAVLTGGPFAVISLVAVGGLTVTWYRDEQGHTSLLRRAVRKLPDIQTHHDVDPPEKK; translated from the coding sequence GACCATCGGTCGGCTACTGGTGCCACTCTGTGCCGCGTCCGGGGCGCTCGTGCTTGCGGGCTTTTTCTTTCCGACGCTCGTCGGCGAGGCCGTCACCGGCCCGGCGTGGCTGACCGTTGCCCTCGTGTTTTTCAGTTCGGGGCTGTGTTACATCGCACTGTTGCCCTACTCCGAGGACAGCACCGCGCCGGCCGCGGCCGATGTTCTGCTCCGCGTTCGTCGGACCGATGTCCGGCGGGCCGTCCGGGAGTTCCTCACGCAGCACGAGTCGGCTGTCCTCGCGTTCCCGGTGCTCGTGTTCGCCGCGTTCTTCGGGCTCCAGATCGCGTTCCCAACACGGACGACAAGCGCTGTAGACGCCGCGGCGGCCACGGTGTTGACTGCTGGTGGTCCGTTGTTTCTCGCCGCCGTCTTTCTCTCGGTCTGTTACTGCCTGTTCCTGCTGGTGGGTCCTTGGGGCGACATCAAGCTGGGCGGTCCGGACACGGAGCCCAGCTACACCTACCCGACGTACTTTACGCTCGTGTTTACCGCCGGCATCGCGGCCGGGCTGGTGTTCTGGGGGCCGACGGAGGCCCTGTTTCACTACGACCAGCCGCCGCCCTACGTCGGCGCAACCGCTCAATCGCCGGCAGCTATCAACGGCGCACTGGTGTACACACTCTTTCACTGGGGCGTCTCGGCTTGGAGCGCGTACGCCGTCATCGGCGTCCCGATAGCGTACTTCGCATTCACGCGGGACGCGCCGCTCCGGGTCTCGACGGTACTGGCACCGGTACTCGGCGTTGACGGACTGGATTCGGTGTGGACCACACTCGTCGACACGCTGGCCGTCTTCGCCACTATCGGAGGCATTGCCACCTCGGTCGCACTCGTCAGTGAACAGTTCCTCGCCGGTATCAATTACCAGTGGGACGTGGCAACCGGCGACATCGGACCAGTCCTGTTTGTCGGCGGCCTGACGCTGATATTCGTTGTCTCCAGCGCGACAGGGATTCACCGCGGTATCCGCCGCATCGCCGGCCTCAACGTCGTCCTGTTCGGCCTGTTCGCGCTCCTCGTCGTCGCGGTCGGCCCCCGGTCGTTTATCCTCCAGCGGGGGACGCAGGCACTCGGAACATACGTCTTGGAGTTCGTGCCGTTGAGCCTCTACACGGGCGGGCAATGGGTGGCAGAGTGGACCGTCTGGAACTGGTCGTGGTGGTTCTCTTGGGCTCCCTTCGCGGGGCTGTTCGTCGCCGCGCTCTCCCGTGGCCGGCGTGTCAGGACGGTGATATTCACGAGCGTCGTCGCAACCTCGACGGCGACGATGGTCTGGTTCCTGCTGCTCGGTGGGACGTCGCTGTTCGTCCAGCAGACGGGACAGGCAGACGTCCTCGCCGCCATCGCACAACGCGGCGGGTCGGAGGCCGTCGCCGGATTCCCGCTGTTCGCGTCGTTACCGCTGGGACAGCTCCTGATGTTCCTGTTTCTCGCGCTCATCATCGTGTTCATGGCCACTTCGGCGGACACCTCGACGCTCGTTGTCTCGGTGCTGGCGACGCGGCGGGGGGTAGCGCCATCGGCGACGCATATCGGCTTCTGGGGCGTCTTTCAGGGTGCAGTCGCCGTTTCAGTGTTACTGCTCGGGGGTGCCGAGACGCTTCAGGCTCTGGCTGTCCTGACCGGTGGCCCGTTCGCCGTGATATCGCTCGTGGCGGTCGGTGGGCTGACAGTGACTTGGTACCGGGACGAACAGGGCCACACGTCTCTCCTCAGGCGTGCCGTCAGGAAACTGCCGGACATCCAGACACATCATGATGTCGACCCGCCAGAAAAGAAGTAG